One segment of Triticum aestivum cultivar Chinese Spring chromosome 2A, IWGSC CS RefSeq v2.1, whole genome shotgun sequence DNA contains the following:
- the LOC123190408 gene encoding uncharacterized protein — MPLVVAESSSSGAPAFPPGFALQPAYTPTATAPGMNLGQHADDMPGNNGSGKQAVWTTAMSSFVLKFMANLVTSGTRASNSFRQVHHKSCAKALNERFKLQVTAAQISNHLRKWKRIWGRVNKLKSLSGALWDEHTCTIVLDQEHYASHVKDHHSDADLLNTPIEYYHEMATICGNGMVSGVYASRSSNELLSTDVADDEFENEDTNGESDPLATNVTENEMENRKTNEASDPLAIVVIENVKTCEEATQSFTNTDEGNFGDPSGSLPPPKKAKMSHLDLSQQRDAPAMQPDVGISHGMNSEQHADNMGGTNGGGGQLVWTNAMSSFVLQFLTNLVAGGTRPSHVFKQVHLKSCAQALSEHFRVQVNAAQISNHLRKWKKIWKKVNILKSLSGTLWDANTCTIVLNHEHYTAHVKDHHHDADFLNTPIKNYREMATIFVKGMASSRPARSSNESLARGVPENGMENENLNGVNALIPKGVEEAAMSFTSTDEGNSGDSSDSLPPPPPPKKAKVKNDDRLLCTMTRVLDRLAEAIEKCSRRDTDVPDDLWANMKGLPGFEQEHLAHYYAYLCENAHVARAFDKLSVPHKTIWVNRYIKNHLSV, encoded by the exons ATGCCCCTGGTGGTAGCCGAGTCATCCTCTTCGGGCGCCCCTGCGTTCCCGCCAGGGTTCGCTCTTCAGCCGGCCTACACTCCAACGGCCACCGCTCCG GGAATGAACTTGGGACAACATGCCGATGACATGCCGGGTAACAACGGTAGTGGCAAGCAGGCTGTTTGGACAACTGCCATGTCGTCCTTTGTGCTTAAGTTCATGGCTAACCTGGTGACTAGTGGAACTAGAGCCTCCAACAGTTTCAGGCAAGTTCATCATAAAAGCTGTGCAAAGGCTTTGAACGAGCGTTTCAAGCTTCAAGTAACTGCCGCTCAGATTTCTAACCACCTTCGGAAGTGGAAAAGAATATGGGGAAGGGTTAACAAGCTCAAGAGCTTAAGTGGTGCTCTTTGGGATGAGCATACATGCACCATTGTGCTTGATCAGGAGCATTACGCCAGTCACGTTAAG GACCACCATAGTGATGCCGACTTGTTGAACACTCCGATCGAGTACTATCATGAGATGGCTACAATCTGTGGTAACGGTATGGTTTCAGGTGTATATGCTAGCAGGAGTAGCAATGAGCTTCTTTCCACAGACGTGGCTGATGATGAATTTGAAAATGAAGATACCAATGGGGAGAGTGACCCTCTTGCTACAAATGTGACTGAGAATGAAatggaaaacagaaaaactaaTGAAGCGAGTGACCCTCTTGCTATAGTTGTGATCGAGAATGTCAAAACCTGTGAAGAGGCCACACAATCTTTTACTAACACTGATGAAGGAAACTTTGGTGATCCCTCTGGCAGTTTACCACCACCaaagaaggccaag ATGTCTCACTTGGATTTATCACAACAACGCGATGCTCCAGCTATGCAACCAGACGTGGGTATATCACAT GGAATGAACTCGGAACAGCATGCGGATAACATGGGGGGTACTAATGGTGGTGGTGGGCAACTTGTTTGGACAAATGCCATGTCATCCTTTGTGCTTCAGTTCTTGACTAACCTAGTGGCTGGTGGAACTAGACCCTCTCATGTTTTCAAGCAAGTTCATCTTAAAAGTTGTGCTCAAGCTTTGAGTGAGCATTTCAGGGTTCAAGTAAATGCTGCACAGATTTCTAACCATCTTAGGAAATGGAAGAAAATATGGAAAAAGGTTAACATACTCAAGAGTTTAAGTGGCACTCTTTGGGATGCAAATACTTGCACCATTGTGCTTAATCATGAGCATTACACGGCTCACGTTAAG GACCACCATCATGATGCTGATTTCTTGAACACTCCAATTAAGAACTATCGTGAGATGGCGACAATCTTTGTCAAAGGCATGGCATCATCCAGGCCAGCTAGGAGTAGCAACGAGTCTCTTGCTAGGGGCGTGCCTGAGAATGGAATGGAAAATGAAAACTTGAATGGGGTGAATGCCCTTATTCCTAAGGGTGTTGAAGAGGCCGCAATGTCTTTTACAAGCACCGATGAAGGGAACAGTGGTGATTCGTCTGACAGCTtacctcccccacccccaccaaaGAAAGCCAAGGTAAAAAACGATGACAGGCTGCTATGTACGATGACCCGTGTTCTCGATCGCCTAGCAGAAGCAATAGAGAAGTGCAGTAGGAGAGACACTGATGTCCCCGACGACCTTTGGGCTAACATGAAGGGCCTCCCGGGGTTTGAACAGGAGCATCTTGCCCACTACTATGCTTATTTGTGCGAGAATGCTCACGTTGCCAGGGCATTCGACAAGCTTAGTGTGCCTCACAAAACGATCTGGGTTAATAGGTACATCAAGAACCACCTCTCGGTCTAG
- the LOC543461 gene encoding calcium-dependent protein kinase 13 has translation MGNACGGSLRSKYLHSFKHPASQRHDPDRDYDHTAAADSPKKQPGSQPTATAAAKTDGHAAPAQPAAAMRRGGAGAPADLGSVLGHPTPNLRDLYALGRKLGQGQFGTTYLCTELATGADYACKSISKRKLITKEDIDDVRREIQIMHHLSGHRNVVAIKGAYEDQLYVHIVMELCAGGELFDRIIQRGHYSERKAAELTRIIVGVVEACHSLGVMHRDLKPENFLLANKDDDLSLKAIDFGLSVFFKPGQIFTDVVGSPYYVAPEVLCKKYGPEADVWTAGVILYILLSGVPPFWAETQQGIFDAVLKGVIDFDSEPWPVISDSAKDLITRMLNPRPAERLTAHEVLCHPWIRDQGVAPDRPLDTAVLSRIKQFSAMNKLKKMALRVIAESLSEEEIAGLKEMFQTMDADNSGAITYDELKEGLRKYGSTLKDTEIRDLMDAADVDNSGTIDYIEFIAATLHLNKLEREEHLVAAFSYFDKDGSGYITVDELQQACQEHNMPDAFLDDVIKEADQDNDGRIDYGEFVAMMTKGNMGVGRRTMRNSLNISMRDAPGAI, from the exons ATGGGCAACGCATGCGGCGGTTCCCTTAGATCCAAGTACCTGCACAGCTTCAAGCACCCCGCCTCCCAGCGCCACGACCCCGACCGCGACtacgaccacaccgccgccgccgactcgcccAAGAAGCAGCCAGGCTCCCAGCCGACCGCCACAGCCGCCGCCAAGACGGACGGCCACGCGGCCCCCGCGCAGCCCGCCGCGGCCATGAGGCGCGGCGGGGCGGGCGCGCCGGCCGACCTCGGCTCGGTCCTCGGCCACCCCACGCCCAACCTGCGCGACCTCTACGCGCTGGGCCGGAAGCTCGGGCAGGGCCAGTTCGGCACCACCTACCTCTGCACCGAGCTGGCCACGGGGGCCGACTACGCCTGCAAGTCCATCTCCAAGCGCAAGCTCATCACCAAGGAGGACATCGACGACGTGCGCCGCGAGATCCAGATCATGCACCACCTCTCCGGCCACCGCAACGTCGTCGCCATCAAGGGCGCCTACGAGGACCAGCTCTACGTGCACATCGTCATGGAGCTCTGCGCCGGGGGCGAGCTCTTCGACCGCATCATACAGCGCGGCCACTACAGCGAGCGCAAGGCCGCCGAGCTCACCAGGATCATCGTCGGGGTCGTCGAGGCCTGCCACTCGCTCGGGGTCATGCACCGGGACCTAAAGCCCGAGAACTTCCTGCTCGCCAACAAGGACGACGACCTCTCGCTTAAGGCCATCGATTTCGGCCTCTCCGTCTTCTTCAAGCCTG GCCAAATTTTCACCGATGTTGTTGGAAGCCCATATTATGTAGCCCCAGAAGTGCTGTGCAAAAAATATGGACCAGAAGCTGATGTATGGACCGCTGGTGTAATTCTCTACATTCTGCTGAGTGGTGTACCCCCATTTTGGGCAG AGACACAGCAAGGAATATTTGATGCTGTACTGAAAGGTGTCATCGATTTTGATTCTGAACCCTGGCCTGTGATATCTGACAGTGCAAAAGATCTGATAACAAGAATGCTCAATCCTCGCCCAGCTGAACGCTTGACAGCACACGAAGTTCTAT GCCATCCATGGATTCGTGATCAGGGAGTTGCTCCTGATCGTCCTCTTGACACAGCTGTCTTATCTCGCATTAAGCAATTCTCTGCGATGAATAAGTTGAAGAAGATGGCTTTGCGG GTAATAGCTGAGAGCCTCTCAGAGGAGGAAATTGCAGGCTTGAAGGAGATGTTCCAGACTATGGACGCTGATAACAGTGGTGCAATTACATATGATGAGCTCAAAGAAGGCTTGAGAAAATATGGCTCCACATTGAAGGATACTGAGATTCGTGATCTTATGGATGCG GCGGACGTGGACAACAGTGGGACCATTGACTATATAGAGTTCATCGCTGCAACATTGCATCTGAATAAACTGGAGCGTGAGGAGCATCTGGTGGCAGCCTTTTCATATTTTGACAAAGATGGAAGTGGTTACATCACAGTGGATGAACTGCAGCAAGCTTGCCAAGAGCACAACATGCCAGATGCTTTTCTTGATGATGTCATTAAAGAAGCTGACCAGGACAAT GATGGGCGCATCGACTATGGAGAATTTGttgccatgatgaccaagggcaaCATGGGGGTGGGGCGAAGAACAATGAGAAACAGCCTGAATATCAGCATGAGAGACGCACCTGGTGCAATCTAG
- the LOC123190406 gene encoding pentatricopeptide repeat-containing protein At3g26782, mitochondrial, with translation MVATPWAPPPSPPPPLPAPAAASHMAVTQAFADALRSCGARGALSGARALHGRLVSVGLASAVFLQNTLLHAYLSCGALPDARSLLRGEITGPNVITHNIMMNGYAKLGSLSDAVELFGRMPRRDVTSWNTLMSGYFQGGQFLDALETFMSMRRIADSLPNAFTFGCTMKSCGALGWHEVAPQLLGLLTKFGFEDDPDVATAIVDMFVRCGAVDFASKQFSQIERPTVFCRNSMLAGYAKSYGVDHALELFESMPERDVVSWNMMVSALSQSGRAREALCMAVDMHNRGVRLDSTTYTSSLTACAKLSSLGWGKQLHAQVIRSLPHIDPHVASAMVELYAKCGCFEEAKRVFSSLRDRNTVAWTVLIGGFLQYGCFSESLELFNQMRAELMTVDQFALATIISGCSNRMDMCLARQLHSLSLKSGHTRAVVISNSLISMYAKCGNLQNAESIFTSMAERDIVSWTGMLTAYSQVGNIGKAREFFDGMSTRNVITWNAMLGAYIQHGAEEDGLKMYSAMLTEKDVIPDWVTYVTLFRGCADMGANKLGDQIIGHTVKVGLILDTSVVNAVITMYSKCGRITEARKIFEFLSRKDLVSWNAMITGYSQHGMGKQAIEIFDDMLKKGAKPDYISYVAVLSSCSHSGLVQEGKFYFDMLKRDHNVSPGLEHFSCMVDLLARAGNLIEAKNLIDEMPMKPTAEVWGALLSACKTHGNNDLAELAAKHLFNLDSPDSGGYMLLAKIYADAGKSDDSAQVRKLMRDKGIKKNPGYSWMEVKNKVHVFKAEDVSHPQVIAIREKLDELMEKIAHLGYVRTESLRSEIHHSEKLAVAFGIMNLPDWMPIHIMKNLRICGDCHTVIKLISTVTGREFVIRDAVRFHHFKGGSCSCGDYW, from the coding sequence ATGGTGGCGACGCCATGGGCGCcaccgccgtctcctcctcctccactccccGCTCCAGCCGCCGCCTCCCACATGGCCGTCACGCAGGCGTTCGCGGACGCGCTGCGCTCGTGCGGGGCCCGCGGCGCGCTCTCCGGCGCGCGCGCTCTGCACGGCCGCCTCGTCAGCGTGGGCCTCGCGTCCGCCGTCTTCCTCCAGAACACGCTCCTCCACGCCTACCTCTCCTGCGGAGCCCTCCCGGACGCCCGAAGCCTGCTGCGCGGCGAGATCACGGGGCCCAACGTCATCACCCACAACATAATGATGAATGGGTACGCGAAGCTGGGCAGCCTGAGCGACGCGGTGGAGCTGTTCGGCAGAATGCCCAGGAGGGATGTCACCTCGTGGAACACCCTCATGTCTGGCTACTTCCAGGGAGGACAGTTCTTGGATGCTCTGGAGACCTTCATGTCCATGCGCCGAATCGCGGACTCCTTGCCGAACGCCTTCACTTTCGGGTGCACCATGAAGTCCTGCGGCGCTCTCGGGTGGCATGAAGTGGCGCCGCAGCTGCTTGGGTTGTTAACCAAGTTTGGTTTCGAGGATGACCCTGACGTTGCGACTGCCATTGTTGACATGTTCGTGAGATGCGGGGCTGTGGATTTTGCTTCGAAGCAGTTCAGTCAGATTGAAAGGCCAACTGTTTTTTGCCGGAACAGTATGCTAGCGGGTTATGCCAAGTCATACGGTGTTGATCACGCTCTTGAGCTTTTCGAGAGCATGCCTGAACGAGATGTTGTTTCATGGAACATGATGGTGTCCGCATTGTCTCAGAGTGGGCGAGCCAGAGAAGCCCTCTGTATGGCTGTAGACATGCACAATAGAGGTGTGCGTCTTGACTCAACAACATACACTAGTTCTCTGACTGCATGTGCTAAATTGTCTTCATTGGGATGGGGTAAGCAACTCCATGCTCAGGTGATTCGGAGCCTACCACACATTGACCCACATGTTGCCAGTGCTATGGTTGAACTATATGCAAaatgtggctgttttgaggaagcaaAGAGAGTGTTCAGTTCCTTACGTGATCGGAACACTGTGGCATGGACAGTTCTTATTGGGGGATTCTTGCAGTATGGTTGCTTCAGTGAATCTCTTGAACTGTTCAATCAGATGAGAGCTGAGCTGATGACAGTTGATCAGTTTGCACTGGCAACTATAATAAGTGGCTGCTCCAACAGGATGGATATGTGTCTTGCGAGGCAGCTGCATTCTCTTTCTCTGAAAAGTGGGCACACTCGAGCTGTTGTCATCTCTAATTCCCTTATCTCTATGTATGCAAAGTGTGGCAATCTCCAGAATGCTGAATCTATATTCACTTCGATGGCCGAAAGGGATATTGTATCATGGACTGGCATGCTTACTGCATATTCTCAAGTGGGGAACATAGGGAAAGCTCGTGAGTTCTTTGATGGCATGTCCACAAGGAATGTAATTACATGGAATGCAATGTTGGGGGCATACATACAACATGGAGCTGAGGAAGATGGCCTCAAGATGTATAGTGCTATGCTAACTGAGAAGGATGTCATACCTGACTGGGTTACTTATGTTACATTGTTCAGAGGATGTGCGGATATGGGTGCAAATAAACTTGGAGATCAAATCATTGGTCATACTGTAAAGGTTGGTCTCATCTTAGACACCTCAGTCGTGAATGCGGTTATCACGATGTACTCCAAATGCGGAAGGATAACAGAAGCTCGAAAAATATTTGAGTTTCTAAGTCGGAAGGATTTGGTTTCCTGGAATGCCATGATCACCGGTTATTCACAGCACGGCATGGGGAAGCAAGCTATAGAGATATTTGATGATATGCTGAAGAAAGGGGCAAAACCTGACTACATAAGCTATGTTGCAGTTCTGTCAAGCTGCAGCCATTCTGGACTCGTGCAGGAGGGAAAGTTTTATTTCGATATGTTGAAGAGAGACCACAACGTATCTCCAGGGTTGGAGCATTTCTCGTGCATGGTGGACCTTCTAGCCCGTGCAGGGAATTTGATCGAAGCCAAGAATCTCATTGACGAGATGCCCATGAAACCAACCGCTGAGGTTTGGGGGGCTCTTCTTAGCGCCTGCAAGACACATGGCAACAATGACCTCGCAGAATTGGCAGCTAAGCACTTGTTCAACCTGGACTCGCCTGATTCTGGAGGCTACATGCTTCTGGCAAAGATCTATGCTGATGCTGGCAAATCAGATGATTCCGCACAAGTCAGGAAGCTAATGCGAGACAAAGGGATAAAGAAAAATCCCGGCTACAGCTGGATGGAAGTTAAGAACAAAGTTCACGTCTTCAAAGCAGAAGACGTGAGCCACCCTCAGGTGATCGCGATTCGGGAGAAGCTGGATGAACTCATGGAGAAGATCGCGCACCTCGGATACGTGAGGACCGAGTCCCTGCGGTCTGAGATTCATCACAGCGAGAAGCTGGCCGTGGCTTTTGGGATCATGAACCTGCCTGATTGGATGCCCATCCACATCATGAAGAACCTACGCATTTGCGGTGACTGCCACACGGTGATCAAGTTGATATCGACGGTGACCGGTCGGGAGTTTGTGATTCGAGACGCCGTTCgatttcaccacttcaaaggtggTTCCTGCTCTTGCGGGGATTACTGGTGA
- the LOC123190409 gene encoding uncharacterized protein: protein MEEGGDGSLEARPGVLLVGAPGVGKRTILSRLIGTEVPDTSDLSSGVLCQGWKIDTKYYSADLSIWTAHLEEGFSVGSLPHLDQLAALVMVFDMNDESSLLTLRNWVGNIDVQRFEVLLCIGNKADLVPGHGAHVEYRRHMQKIGESSSDPHPEYLDFGINENEGCGLLSEEEPQIEIRDSTLQWCIEQNIEYIEACASNADFDKCLSVDGDSQGLERLFGALSAHMWPGMILKSGNKITTPSLVEKDESTDDELTYEFDYEVLSHASDEQWEFIGESSTSRSLEGLDEAKSMQDNTQQVVNGNASSSAPNPLPNDRSTEPAEENPVTQSHATEDSSNHVDNTGADTSEDQRTDTPEVNALFEDDHYGVDDLERLMSEIGNMRSNLRLVPDFQRREMAAKIAMKMATMFGDSDDEGFHAV, encoded by the exons ATGGAGGAGGGGGGAGACGGATCCCTGGAGGCGCGGCCCGGCGTCCTGCTCGTCGGCGCCCCCGGCGTGGGCAAGCGAACCATCCTCTCCC GGTTGATTGGGACGGAAGTGCCGGACACATCCGATTTGTCGTCAGGTGTGCTCTGTCAGGG GTGGAAAATTGACACGAAGTACTACTCTGCTGATCTTTCCATTTGGACTGCACATCTTGAGGAAGGGTTTTCTGTCGGCTCACTACCTCATCTGGACCAATTGGCTGCTCTTGTTATGGTCTTCGATATGAATGAT GAATCGTCCTTACTTACCCTCCGAAACTGGGTTGGCAATATTGATGTTCAGAGGTTTGAAGTTCTGCTGTGCATAGGAAATAAAGCAGATCTTGTGCCTGGCCATGGTGCGCATGTGGAATACAGGAGGCACATGCAAAAGATTGGCGAGTCAAGTAGTGATCCACACCCTGAATATTTGGATTTTGGGATAAATGAAAATGAAGGTTGTGGTTTGTTATCAGAGGAAGAACCACAAATAGAGATCAGAGACTCCACTTTGCAGTGGTGCATTGAGCAGAATATTGAGTATATTGAAGCTTGTGCTTCCAATGCTGACTTTGACAAAT GCCTATCAGTGGATGGTGATAGCCAAGGCCTAGAGCGACTCTTTGGAGCCCTTTCTGCACACATGTGGCCTGGAATGATTCTGAAATCTGGAAATAAAATTACTACTCCATCCTTGGTCGAAAAAGATG AATCTACAGATGATGAATTGACTTATGAATTTGACTACGAGGTCCTATCCCATGCATCTGATGAGCAATGGGAATTCATCGGTGAATCGAGTACATCAAGAAGCTTGGAAGGATTGGATGAAGCTAAATCTATGCAGGACAACACACAGCAAGTTGTGAACGGCAATGCTAGTTCTTCGGCGCCCAACCCTCTTCCAAATGACAGATCTACAGAACCTGCTGAAGAAAATCCTGTAACTCAGAGTCACGCAACTGAAGATAGTAGTAATCATGTGGATAACACTGGAGCAGATACTTCTGAGGACCAGCGAACTGACACCCCAGAGGTCAATGCACTGTTTGAGGATGATCATTATGGCGTAGATGATCTGGAGCGACTAATGTCAGAGATTGGCAACATGCGCTCCAACCTAAGGCTCGTTCCTGACTTCCAAAGGAGGGAGATGGCTGCCAAGATAGCCATGAAAATGGCAACCATGTTTGGTGATAGTGACGACGAGGGCTTCCATGCTGTCTAA
- the LOC123190410 gene encoding protein MULTIPLE CHLOROPLAST DIVISION SITE 1: MAPASASFAVSLSAPVRLIPPRCFRGRPRWSRPIRASSDTKGAPNGERRIGALERRVGDLRALVASVPPAVVSIRKNIGLNSIAGFGFGIAFLAALARQVIIRTQQQDSSGSVSDLVRRGHLKSGQRGIAKPRVYNDPFNNSLVKIDEDTSTAQMFGKEYRMAPVRLTNEQQAMHQKRRSHAYQWKRPTVFLKEGDPLPPDVDPETVRWIPVNHPFAAGSVEVDEETAKRNVYQKDGVPSRVKAEHEALRARLEASNDVTPFSNGPRGMQHSARSSKLSDEPSGNLQQSKPDMVNDQNGQPMLEPEPEPKSSDNGSLSKSLEGQ; the protein is encoded by the exons ATGGCGCCCGCCTCCGCCTCCTTCGCCGTCTCCCTCTCCGCCCCCGTCCGCTTAATTCCGCCCAGATGCTTCCGCGGTAGGCCGAGGTGGTCCCGCCCAATCAGGGCTTCGAGCGACACGAAGGGCGCCCCGAACGGGGAGCGGAGGAtcggggctctggagaggaggGTGGGGGATTTGAGGGCGCTTGTCGCCTCGGTGCCTCCTGCTGTTGTCTCG ATCAGGAAAAACATTGGACTAAATTCCATTGCCGGTTTCGGTTTCGGCATTGCATTTTTGGCTGCTCTCGCAAGACAGGTCATCATAAGAACTCAACAGCAAGATAGTAGTGGTTCTGTTTCTGATCTAGTAAGGCGCGGGCATCTAAAATCTGGGCAACGTGGGAT TGCAAAGCCACGTGTGTACAATGATCCTTTCAATAATTCATTAGTCAAGATCGATGAAGATACTTCTACTGCTCAGATGTTTGGCAAGGAGTACCGCATGGCTCCTGTCCGGCTTACAAATGAACAACAGGCAATGCATCAGAAAAGGAGATCACATGCATATCAGTGGAAAAGGCCCACTGTGTTTCTTAAAGAAGGTGATCCCCTGCCACCAGATGTCGATCCAGAGACAGTTAGATGGATTCCAGTAAACCACCCATTTGCTGCTGGTTCGGTTGAAGTAGATGAGGAGACTGCCAAAAGGAATGTTTACCAAAAGGATGGCGTCCCGTCCCGTGTAAAAGCCGAACATGAAGCTTTGCGGGCAAGGCTAGAGGCTTCAAATGAT GTAACACCATTCTCTAACGGTCCAAGGGGTATGCAACATAGTGCAAGATCATCGAAGTTATCAGACGAGCCATCTGGGAATCTGCAACAGTCTAAACCTGACATGGTGAATGACCAAAATGGCCAACCAATGttagagcctgagcctgagcccaAGAGCTCTGACAACGGTTCACTATCAAAAAGCTTGGAAGGACAGTAA